A single region of the Trachemys scripta elegans isolate TJP31775 chromosome 19, CAS_Tse_1.0, whole genome shotgun sequence genome encodes:
- the SLC45A1 gene encoding proton-associated sugar transporter A isoform X1, whose product MIPSAAATPPSDVLFPSLSCQEFWRSQISGYSGSVTRHISHRANNFKRHPKRRKHIRPSPPPPPNTPCPIDLIDFGDLHPQRSFLELLFNGCILFGIEFSYAMETAYVTPVLLQMGLPDQLYGIVWFISPILGFLLQPLLGAWSDRCTSRFGRRRPFILVLAIGALLGLSLMLNGRDIGSALADTVNNHKWGIILTICGVVLMDVSADSADNPSHAYMMDVCSPVDQDRGLNIHALLAGLGGGFGYVVGGINWDKTSFGRAVGGQLRVIYVFTAIILTITTVLTLISIPERPLQSFSKKKKVMKSPSLPLPPSPPLLFEEGVNENLSFTSPISPLSPLTPKYGSFNSRDNSLTGINEFASSFGTSNIDSVLIDCFTGGYDGYLAIPASLPRQAISVSFPRVPEGFYCQENGILDQGENSVNPGPDGDALRVGSLDAIKPRSIGILKRPQTLAIPDVVTGYCPESSRRRNVTFSQQVAIILLNGVKYESELNGSGEMSEQSLSMKLLCSTICHMPKTLRNLCINHFLGWLSFEGMLLFYTDFMGEVVFQGNPKAPHNSDEYQKYNAGVTMGCWGMCIYAFSAAFYSAALEKLEEYFSIRTLYFIAYLAFGLGTGLATLSRNIYVILSLCITYGILFSTLCTLPYSLLCDYYQSKKFAGSTIDGTKRGMGVDLSLLSCQYFLAQLLVSIVMGPITSMVGSANGVMYFASLVSFIGCLFSSLCVIYEIPANEELAEEQQPLVRSA is encoded by the exons ATGATCCCTTCAGCtgcagcaacccctcccagcgaCGTGCTTTTCCCCAGCCTGTCTTGTCAGGAATTCTGGAGGTCACAGATCTCAGGCTATTCCGGATCTGTCACTCGCCACATCAGTCATCGTGCCAACAACTTTAAAAGACACCCAAAGAGGAGAAAACACAtccgcccctcccctccaccacccccaaatACACCATGCCCTATTGATCTGATTGACTTTGGGGATCTCCACCCTCAGAGATCTTTCCTAGAACTGCTGTTTAATGGGTGTATTCTCTTTGGGATCGAGTTCAGCTATGCCATGGAAACAGCCTATGTGACTCCTGTATTGCTTCAGATGGGGCTGCCGGATCAGTTGTATGGAATAGTGTGGTTTATCAGCCCAATACTAG GATTCCTGCTGCAGCCTTTGCTGGGGGCCTGGAGTGACAGATGCACATCAAGATTTGGCAGGAGGCGACCCTTCATTCTGGTCCTGGCAATag GAGCATTATTGGGGCTCTCACTTATGCTGAATGGAAGGGACATTGGCAGCGCCTTAGCTGATACTGTGAATAACCATAAATGGGGGATCATTCTCACAATCTGTGGGGTGGTCCTAATGGACGTTAGTGCAGATTCGGCAGACAATCCCAGTCATGCCTACATGATGGATGTGTGTAGCCCAGTGGATCAAGACAGAGGGCTTAACATCCATGCTTTGTTAGCAG GTCTTGGAGGTGGCTTTGGTTATGTTGTTGGAGGAATAAATTGGGATAAAACCAGTTTTGGAAGAGCTGTGGGAGGGCAGCTCCGTGTCATCTATGTCTTCACAGCAATAATATTGACTATCACTACTGTCTTGACTCTAATTAGCATTCCAGAAAGACCACTGCAGTCTTTTAGCAAGAAGAAAAAAGTGATGAAGAGTCCaagtcttcctcttcctccttctccacctCTTTTGTTTGAGGAAGGTGTAAATGAAAATCTCAGTTTTACAAGTCCAATTTCCCCTCTGAGCCCACTCACACCTAAATATGGCAGTTTTAACAGCAGAGACAACTCCTTGACAGGAATTAATGAATTTGCATCATCATTTGGGACCTCAAATATTGACAGCGTACTCATAGACTGCTTCACAGGAGGGTATGATGGCTATTTAGCAATCCCAGCTAGCTTGCCGAGACAGGCAATCAGTGTCAGCTTTCCCAGGGTGCCAGAGGGCTTTTACTGTCAAGAAAATGGAATCCTGGACCAAGGGGAGAATTCTGTAAATCCAGGGCCAGATGGAGATGCACTAAGGGTGGGTTCACTGGATGCAATAAAGCCACGATCAATAGGGATTCTGAAAAGGCCTCAGACCTTGGCCATTCCAGATGTTGTCACAGGATATTGTCCAGAAAGTAGCAGGAGAAGAAACGTAACCTTCAGCCAACAG GTTGCTATTATTTTGCTGAATGGTGTGAAGTATGAGAGTGAGTTGAATGGATCAGGTGAGATGTCTGAGCAATCACTTTCCATGAAACTTCTTTGTTCAACCATCTGCCACATGCCCAAGACTCTGCGTAACCTCTGCATCAACCACTTCCTAG GTTGGCTCTCGTTTGAGGGAATGTTGCTGTTCTACACAGACTTCATGGGAGAAGTGGTGTTTCAAGGCAATCCTAAAGCCCCTCACAACTCTGATGAATATCAAAAATACAATGCTGGGGTCACCATGGGCTGTTGGGGAATGTGTATCTATGCATTCAGTGCTGCATTCTATTCAG CCGCACTAGAAAAGCTGGAAGAATACTTCAGTATTCGCACCCTGTATTTCATTGCATATCTTGCTTTTGGACTTGGTACAGGCCTGGCTACACTCTCCAGAAATATCTATGTGATTTTATCTCTATGCATAACTTATGGTATTCTGTTTTCAACACTCTGCACACTCCCTTATTCTCTGTTGTGTGATTACTACCAGAGTAAAAAG TTCGCAGGCTCGACTATCGATGGTACCAAGCGGGGGATGGGCGTGGATCTCTCTCTCCTGAGCTGCCAGTATTTCCTAGCTCAGCTTCTCGTTTCCATCGTGATGGGACCCATCACTTCCATGGTGGGCAGCGCTAACGGGGTGATGTATTTTGCCAGCCTCGTGTCTTTCATTGGCTGTTTGTTTTCCTCCCTGTGTGTCATATACGAGATCCCAGCCAACGAGGAGCTGGCGGAGGAGCAGCAGCCGTTGGTGCGGAGCGCGTGA
- the SLC45A1 gene encoding proton-associated sugar transporter A isoform X2, with amino-acid sequence MLNGRDIGSALADTVNNHKWGIILTICGVVLMDVSADSADNPSHAYMMDVCSPVDQDRGLNIHALLAGLGGGFGYVVGGINWDKTSFGRAVGGQLRVIYVFTAIILTITTVLTLISIPERPLQSFSKKKKVMKSPSLPLPPSPPLLFEEGVNENLSFTSPISPLSPLTPKYGSFNSRDNSLTGINEFASSFGTSNIDSVLIDCFTGGYDGYLAIPASLPRQAISVSFPRVPEGFYCQENGILDQGENSVNPGPDGDALRVGSLDAIKPRSIGILKRPQTLAIPDVVTGYCPESSRRRNVTFSQQVAIILLNGVKYESELNGSGEMSEQSLSMKLLCSTICHMPKTLRNLCINHFLGWLSFEGMLLFYTDFMGEVVFQGNPKAPHNSDEYQKYNAGVTMGCWGMCIYAFSAAFYSAALEKLEEYFSIRTLYFIAYLAFGLGTGLATLSRNIYVILSLCITYGILFSTLCTLPYSLLCDYYQSKKFAGSTIDGTKRGMGVDLSLLSCQYFLAQLLVSIVMGPITSMVGSANGVMYFASLVSFIGCLFSSLCVIYEIPANEELAEEQQPLVRSA; translated from the exons ATGCTGAATGGAAGGGACATTGGCAGCGCCTTAGCTGATACTGTGAATAACCATAAATGGGGGATCATTCTCACAATCTGTGGGGTGGTCCTAATGGACGTTAGTGCAGATTCGGCAGACAATCCCAGTCATGCCTACATGATGGATGTGTGTAGCCCAGTGGATCAAGACAGAGGGCTTAACATCCATGCTTTGTTAGCAG GTCTTGGAGGTGGCTTTGGTTATGTTGTTGGAGGAATAAATTGGGATAAAACCAGTTTTGGAAGAGCTGTGGGAGGGCAGCTCCGTGTCATCTATGTCTTCACAGCAATAATATTGACTATCACTACTGTCTTGACTCTAATTAGCATTCCAGAAAGACCACTGCAGTCTTTTAGCAAGAAGAAAAAAGTGATGAAGAGTCCaagtcttcctcttcctccttctccacctCTTTTGTTTGAGGAAGGTGTAAATGAAAATCTCAGTTTTACAAGTCCAATTTCCCCTCTGAGCCCACTCACACCTAAATATGGCAGTTTTAACAGCAGAGACAACTCCTTGACAGGAATTAATGAATTTGCATCATCATTTGGGACCTCAAATATTGACAGCGTACTCATAGACTGCTTCACAGGAGGGTATGATGGCTATTTAGCAATCCCAGCTAGCTTGCCGAGACAGGCAATCAGTGTCAGCTTTCCCAGGGTGCCAGAGGGCTTTTACTGTCAAGAAAATGGAATCCTGGACCAAGGGGAGAATTCTGTAAATCCAGGGCCAGATGGAGATGCACTAAGGGTGGGTTCACTGGATGCAATAAAGCCACGATCAATAGGGATTCTGAAAAGGCCTCAGACCTTGGCCATTCCAGATGTTGTCACAGGATATTGTCCAGAAAGTAGCAGGAGAAGAAACGTAACCTTCAGCCAACAG GTTGCTATTATTTTGCTGAATGGTGTGAAGTATGAGAGTGAGTTGAATGGATCAGGTGAGATGTCTGAGCAATCACTTTCCATGAAACTTCTTTGTTCAACCATCTGCCACATGCCCAAGACTCTGCGTAACCTCTGCATCAACCACTTCCTAG GTTGGCTCTCGTTTGAGGGAATGTTGCTGTTCTACACAGACTTCATGGGAGAAGTGGTGTTTCAAGGCAATCCTAAAGCCCCTCACAACTCTGATGAATATCAAAAATACAATGCTGGGGTCACCATGGGCTGTTGGGGAATGTGTATCTATGCATTCAGTGCTGCATTCTATTCAG CCGCACTAGAAAAGCTGGAAGAATACTTCAGTATTCGCACCCTGTATTTCATTGCATATCTTGCTTTTGGACTTGGTACAGGCCTGGCTACACTCTCCAGAAATATCTATGTGATTTTATCTCTATGCATAACTTATGGTATTCTGTTTTCAACACTCTGCACACTCCCTTATTCTCTGTTGTGTGATTACTACCAGAGTAAAAAG TTCGCAGGCTCGACTATCGATGGTACCAAGCGGGGGATGGGCGTGGATCTCTCTCTCCTGAGCTGCCAGTATTTCCTAGCTCAGCTTCTCGTTTCCATCGTGATGGGACCCATCACTTCCATGGTGGGCAGCGCTAACGGGGTGATGTATTTTGCCAGCCTCGTGTCTTTCATTGGCTGTTTGTTTTCCTCCCTGTGTGTCATATACGAGATCCCAGCCAACGAGGAGCTGGCGGAGGAGCAGCAGCCGTTGGTGCGGAGCGCGTGA